CTCCAAGCAGCTGTCGAAGGAAGACATTTACCTCATAGAATTGCAGTCTATACTGATGGGGGaggaattaaaagaaaaatactaactctTAGACTGAATCGCTTCTCAACTATGTTTTGGGAGGCcaataaaaacaagaaaaatgttTGTATATGGAAAACCTAGCACTCAGAAAACTCTCATATTCTCTTTATTAGCAAAAGTATTGAGGATTTATTTTGTAAGTGCAAGGTTTAGGCTGCGCTTTAGAGAAAGAATCTTAAACTTGAAGGAAAAGCGCGTAATAGCAACTCTATGGGGATGCATACAAAGAAGGCTTCAAAGCACcacattagaaaaagaaatgccAATTAAGAATGAGGTATTTTTGTTTAAAAATTATTCATTCCAATTGAAGGTGTTTGGTTAAAAGCAGTTTGAAACTTTAGTAGGGCAATAATAAATGTCTAAATTATAAAAAACTAGGCGGTGGGAAAAAAATCGAGAGTCATAAATGTAGGAACATTGTGCTTTGATATTTGAGATAGATGAGCTTAAACTGAGCAAATGCATGTTAATTAGGATAATTTTGATCTTGATGAGCACACGCACATCTAGCCTAAAAGAATGATCATCTTAGTGGGTGCTACACGAGATGCCTTCAGCTAAGTTGAAACACCAGATAAGAGATCAATAAATCCCTTAATAGGGAAAAAAAGAGCTAATCCATAGATGTGGTCATGCCTGAACCCAACCCAAGTTTAAATGAAATTTTCAGCCCAAAATGGCCAGTTAGACTGAGCATCAAACTCGGTGTCTCAAAACGATATCTTATCCAGTTGGCAAACGCTAACCAGCTACAGCCACGTCAGCACCAAGAAATCTAGAGATTATCCGCTGGCGGCCTGAGGCCACAAGCCTCTCTTGTGGCCAAGATTTCGAGGCTTCCATTTCCAAAGCTTTAAAGGTTCTTCCAAGTCCCAGACCTGAAAACCCAACGAAGGGTAGTTCTTGATTCCTACACTGGCAAGAAGCCATGGCTTCCAAGCTCGCCACTCCACCCACAGTCATGACTTCTCTCCCACACTTCAGTGGCCTCAAGGCCCAACCATCCATGGTAAGTTACATACCACTACTTGCCCACCTCAAAAGTTTTTGTGATGAGTTTCAAGTTATAAAAACCACTGGAGTCCATTGCATGATTCTCCTTGAACTCCAGTGGGTTTTCATGACTTTGTAGAGATGGAAAATGCTAACAAAACAAAGGTTAGAGGGTATATAAGCTCCTGATGTTACTATGCTTCACAGTTCTAGACTTTGGTATTCTATACAACTTATCTACTATTTCTCTTCAACTTTAGTAATCATTACACAAAAAAGATgtatttttgaaaagaaatgaAGGGAAGCATGTTATGGTTTAAGTTGCACAATCATTTTCTTGTATGAGTCCAACCATTTCTGGCCAACTCTCTCTTGTTCTTTTGGCAGGTGATGCTGCCACCGACCAGGCAACGGGGAAAAGGAGCTTTGGGTGCTCGCTGTGGCTtcattggctcaccaacaaacattGTAAGCACTGCAGACAACTCTTTTAAAATGGAATTTTATGCGCACATACCCTCCTAAATGttaaaatttgcatgaataattttctaaaattgatatttatatatatagtattatcaaacacttgttttatatgtatatcatttttttttcttttttgcgtaTCTATCCATGCCATTTAACGCCGTTAAAAAGTTAgcgatttaaaattaaaatgatgaAAATACCCATAGTAGGCAAATATATGAATAGACacgtttataagggtatacacacAAATAGCAACTTTGAAGGTTATTCACGCAATGTCatgtatttagaagggtatacacgcaaaaaaaaaaatcttagattTTTTGCATAGATACCCTTCTACATATTAGAATTTGCATGAATGTTCtccaaattaatatttacatgcaTGCCCTcacaaaatactatttttttcttaagcaatatttttataaaaaatattgaggaggaGGCACTAAACAAATCTGAGTGTTAAAACAagttgaaatagaaaaaaaaaataaaattagaattttttgcatgtaaaGTCTCCTAAATATATACAATTGTATGAATACACTCGCAAagtattatttgcatatatatccttataaatgtttctttttaccTATCTATTCATTAAGGATGTTTcaatcatttttaattttaaactgctatttttttttacgGCATTAAATGGTATGGATACAtatacaagaaaaaaagaaaataaaagggtatacatgcaaagcaagtattttataaggatgtacatgcaaatatcaatttagaagagtatttatataaatttcaatatttaggaaaatatgtacacaaaagaacttaaatatTCTGATGAATGGAAATTAAGCCCGAGAACAAGCAATCATGACATCAAAACCTAACTACATCTTGATATGTTTTGGTATATGAATTCAACTCTAGACGAGATTTATGACAAGCAGACCATGTCCATGTTCTTTGATGGGATGATCTATGTAATTTGGGCAGATAATGGTGACCACCACAACCTTGATGCTGTTCGCCGGGAGGTTTGGATTGGCACCATCGGCTAACAGGAAGGCGACGGCAGGGCTGAAGCTCGAGGTGCGTGAATCCGGGCTGCAGACCGGCGATCCGGCCGGATTCACCTTGGCTGATACCTTGGCATGTGGGACAGTAGGCCACATAATGGGCGTTGGAATCGTCCTGGGTCTCAAGAACCTGGGCATCATATAAAAGAAAGTGCCTCTCCTTCATGATAGTTTTTCTATAGATTGGCTGGTGTACACAACTTCTTTTAATGCAAAGAACAACTACTTATCTTGCTATTTTGCAAATGAGCTGTAAATTAGTTCTTTCATCAACCGGAGGTTCCGACCAGAAATGAGCTCAAATTAGTGTCAACATATAATGTTTACATTTCTGTAAGGCTTGCaagaaccaaaagaagaaagctATACACTTTATTcatatcataaaaaaataattatgtcatccaCGTATTACTCCGGCAAAGTAAATGCATTATATCGATTAGCATATGTATTGGATCGAAAGAAAGTAGTAATGATCAACGAATATGAGCCAGTCAAAGACTAGAGTGTAGCTTGTGATACAACATAGGGTACAATGAGCAGTTACTACCATACCAAGCTTTACAATGGTTGGTAGATTCGTGGAGAGAATTCGACCAGCAAATATTTAGATTCAGAAGTTTTTGCcggatttttttattaatttttttaacggTTGAATAATTCTAACATGTTTTCTTATTATTGGATTCTATTTCTAGTATAATTTTGTGTATGATTTAATGCCCTAATTCCGATTATTGATTTACCTTTCACTCTTCATGCTACATTAGCTTGGCCACTATATATATGCATGATTCTAATGTAAGCATAACTTTATTGACCACTAGAGAGAATATACAATTTTTCATCAACTACCTGATTTTTATGATGTATCCAAACGCTAAGATTTAAGGCCCTGTATATCAATGAGAACCAGGAAAATAAATCCTGAGAAGTAGATACCTTGCAGTGACACTTTAGCTTTAACTAGGAAATAAAATTGAACAATCATGATCATAATGTATTGCAACAATATATGTCCAATTGTTTGAAGCAACAGGATAGATCGATAGCTTGGACTTGCTAGCATGAAGTCTAATAATAACAATTTGATTTTGGTGAAAGGTTAGTAGGGGTGAAAACAAGTCAAAGTAAAGCCATGTAGTTCTCAAGCTTGGCTTATTATATTTAAGGGGTTGTTGAGCTTAACCGGTTAAGCTTCTATTGATTTATGCAAACTCATGTTCTTTAGATTCAGCTTTTGGAGAGCCAGAAAGTATTTTCTAGccttctaaaagtacttttagatgaaatagggGTGTTTGGTAAGAAAatcgaaaagctgttttagctttgccagaaagctaaaacaattttttgggataagctccaaaatggagcttttccgaaaaagcacttttaggccccgtcagaaagctgttttgagttataattttttttcctttttgaccaaaatatccatgataaaatataataattataaataataataataataataatatgtaatgatattaattataatattttatacatttattattgtattataatataaatattatattatattatattatatcataatacattgatatattatattgtataatatcaaattatgttatactattatgctatagtatacaatagtatattactatattataataatatttatgtattaatacatattgtattttattatgttctattgtataatactatgcaatcttctttatggtcattttatcatatcaaaagtactttttcagttggtttaccaaacacatattgAAGTCTCACAATACTttaaaaatgtagttaccaaacagtaaatagctttttataaaagttttACTTCAAAAAGCTTTACTTCTGAAAGCTCTACTACCAATAGCTCTGCCAAACGAGGCCTAAGTACGAACTTGAGCAAGTTAAGCCGAAGCTAGATTGAGGCTTTTTCTGGCAAAGATCAACAGGATTCAACTTAATGCTATTTTCTTTTACTAAGTACTaggatgcatgcatgtgtgaTACATTTAAGtgtgataaaaaataaaaaatagtaaatttaagaatattaatttaataatataattatttaagttttaTCATATATATTATAGGTATGTTAAAAATTAAAGTTGGTCTTTAGAATCCAAAAGTAGCTCAATTTGTTTGATAATACCATcttatgcaattttttttttctgaaaaacatTCAACAGGAAATATGTTTTTGAAAATATAGGCTGGATTCTATTTGAAATTGGATTTGCAAAGGGTATACTTTGGTAAATTAGGATAGAATTTTGTGTAGAAACTTTTATAAtgtaaaagaaaaacttttttaGGAATTCTAGTTGTTGCTGATCTATGCTATCTATTTTctctaaaataaaaaaggaatatACTAAGTAGATTCCATCTATCAAATTTACTAATCAAAATGTTCTTGACTTTGTAAAAATATATCTAAAAATCATATTATcaataatattttctataaatatagaaactagtatatttttttatctttttgtttGGCAGTTGCACAAACTAGGTTTTTTCTATGCTAACAATTCCTTgactaattttaaatttaaatgataTGCAAGCATCTCTCTTCAATCCACCAATCTCATATCTCCCAATATTTTTTCTCGTTCAAGTTATCTCTAATCCTAAAAGTTCTTCTgctaatttcaaattaaaataaatagggAGTCCTCTCTCCAGTTCAACAAATCCACACTCCTTGATTCTGCATgttaatttttttgattttagtgttaatttttataaaatggATGGCTGCAATGTCAACTAGTTGGCTATGAAACTATATCTTATTCTCTATCTTTTATCTCGAGGAAGCATGTTTACTCTCAATCAAATCCACTTTCTGGTTTTTCTCTCCCACATATTCACCCTTGGCCATGTGCTTACCTATACTACTAttaaaaataagttttaaatcaaaatttttttatatatatatcgtTTTTTATGTCAAAAGTACCTCTTATTTTTATCCcaaaaatatgttaatgattCTAATCATGTGcgctttttgtttccttttgaatCAAGTCAGATTCTTTTCTctcatatatattattaattttctcTCATATCAGCCACGTGAATCTCACGTGCTAAATCCTAGTTCCTTAGTATTGAAATATTtaggaaagaagagaaaaaaataaaagaattataTTTCTGCCCGTCATTATAATGTATAGGAGCAGCCTTTATATATTACTAGGAGGCTGACAAGGTTTGGTAAggccgactaagtttggcacaatcaatcaatcaattaattctaacaCTTAGGACTTTCTCCCAATCTTCGAAAGTTTTCGGCAGACACCCTTCAAAAAACCTCCCATCTCCTAAACCCTAGtcactctcctcctccctcgtcATCTGCTCGACAACTCATGTGGGAAAACTCCAAACGTCTCAACACATCGACTCCGATCCCCTTTATTCCTCTCCAGCAATCTTCTCTTTCTGTACAATAACCCTTTCTTATACTCCATGCAGTTAGATCAATAACTACCTAATACTATCCCCATTTTCAAGTCTCAATTAGTTACAACcactaattttttcttttatagtgGCGATTAACTAATTCCAAATATAAAACAGACCACTCCAACCATCCTGTTAGCATTACCGAGATGCAAATACTCACAGAACTTTGACTTTGAGCTCTTTCTCATTAACTACATTCAGCCTCTCTTGTAGAATAATTTCTATTAGCTCGATATCTCCTTCAAACTCTCTTCACCCTACTTTTTAACCACTTTTAACAAACCAGTCATATCATCCTCCTTTATAGTATTACTCATCAGCAACTTTAATAGACCCAATTTACCAACCCATTTTAATATGCCACATGGTGCATATTCAAGATGTGGTTCAAACACTAGTCTCACAAACTTAGCATATCCACCATCCCATGTAtgtcttaataaaaaaatataatagaacACTAATCGGTATTTCACTGTAGGTTTAACAATCCATATTTTCATATAAGCATCTAATTTACCCCTTAAATTTCTAACAAATATAATTCTAAAATTATCTAATAACCAATATATCTttcattattttcatatttgtttatattgtaacTTGACCAtagcttttatatatataagatAGCCTGCccatatcaaattatgttataaaCTAACCATATTATCTCGCTTCCctattatatcatatatctaCTATGATCTATTACCCAA
This portion of the Phoenix dactylifera cultivar Barhee BC4 chromosome 11, palm_55x_up_171113_PBpolish2nd_filt_p, whole genome shotgun sequence genome encodes:
- the LOC103710511 gene encoding photosystem I reaction center subunit psaK, chloroplastic; its protein translation is MASKLATPPTVMTSLPHFSGLKAQPSMVMLPPTRQRGKGALGARCGFIGSPTNIIMVTTTTLMLFAGRFGLAPSANRKATAGLKLEVRESGLQTGDPAGFTLADTLACGTVGHIMGVGIVLGLKNLGII